The DNA region CGCGGAAAGCTCCTCGCGGCGGGCGTCGAGGGACGGTCCGGCACCGTCGAGGATCGCGATCATCCGGTCGTTCTGGGCGACGATGCGGCGATAGCAGCGGAGAATGGAAGGCGAGGCTGAACGGGACACGACCGAATCCTACCCCGGATCCGGCAAAATTCCGGAGGGGAGGGTGCTGACCGGCCCCCAGTTCGGAAAGGCACGATAGGATCGGCGCGAGGAGAAAATCAGCATGAAAACCAAAGGGAAAACCGCCGCGGTCGATCGACCGGCCGTCTCGGCGATCATCACCACCTTCAACGAAGAAGCCAACATCGCCGGCTGTATCGAGTCCCTGTTGTGGTGCGACGAAATCTTCGTCGTCGACTCGTTTTCCACCGATCGGACGCCGGAGATCGTCAAGAGCTTCGAAGGGGTGACCTTCCACCAGCGCACCTACTACGGCTCGGCCTCGCAGAAGAACTGGGCGATGGACCAGGTGGCGCACGATTGGATCCTGATCTTCGATGCCGATGAACGCTGCATTCCGGCGCTACAGGCGGAATTGGAAGGCATTTTGGCCAAGGGGCCGAAGTTCAACGCCTACACCATCACCCGGCGGGTGTACTTCCTCGATCGGGTGATCCGCTTCTCCGGCTGGCAGCACGACCGCGTCGTCCGGTTAGTGCGCAAGGGAACCGCCCGCTATCCCAACCGGCGGGTGCACGCGGACATGACCACCGACGGGCCGGCGCCGATCCTCAAGAACCCCATGCAGCACTACATGGTGGACAAGCTCGACGAGTACATCCTGCGGATCGTCAAGTACAGCGTGTGGGGCGCCGCCCAGGGTTGGCGCGACGGGCGCAAAAGCGGCTTCCTCCAGGTGTGGGGACGCTCCGCCTGGCGTTTCTTCCGCACCTATATCCTGCAGGGTGGATTTCTAGACGGCATGCACGGCTTGGTGTTCTGCATGCTGCAGGCCTACGGCACCTATATGAAGTGGGCACTGCTGTGGGGCTGGCGGGTCAACGCCGCCCGCGGCAAGGAACCCAACCTGCCCCCCTTCGACGACGACGACGCCGTGTGGAGCGGCGAGGACGTTGACGAACCGGCGGTGACCGAGCGCGAATCGGCTGTCTCCTGAGGCCTCTACAGCGAGTCGGTCAGGCGGTGACCTCGATGCCTTCGCCCTCTTTCATTGGCCGGCTTCGACGCGGTGGCCCGGAGCGTTTTCGCTTCACTCCTGAGGCATGACGATCCAAAGCACGATGTAAACGAGGATGCCCGGGAAGGCCACCGAGCAGACGGAAATCAGCACGAAGAGGATGCGGACCAGGGTGGGGTCCCATCCCCAGGACTCGGCGATGCCGCCGCAGACGCCGGCGAGTATTCGATTTCGAGATCGTTTCAAAGCCATCGGGCACCTCCGGTTTATAGAGTCGTCAAGGCGGCGGAGGTCCCGTTCCGCCGCTGACCCACCCTACGGGGTGCCGGTGTCGGATGTTCCAGCCGACGAAGAACTGCCTTTCAGCTTCACCTCCACCATGACTTCGTTACGGCGCCGCGCCGGCAGAGTGAAGGGACCGTTGTAGGCGGCTGCTTCTGGTACTCCGATCGCGGTGAGACCATCGCGTGCGAGGGCTCGTTCCAGGGCGGCAAGGTTCTCGTCGAAGTTTCGTTCCGTCGTTCGTCCGGAGTACCGTCGCACGGCCATCACCCGTTCGGGGATCTCGACGATCTCGACCCGGGGATCGTTCGGTTTGGGCAGGGATTTCTCGGTGTACGCGCGCTCCATCACGAACCGATAGGTGTACGCATCGCCGGTGCCGTCACTCGGCTTCTTGGAGACCGGTACGGTCATGTTCATTTCGACGCCGGTCTCCTCCGGCGGCGCCGTCGCCTTGGAGGTCACCGGCACGGTCATCTCCATTTTCTCGGACGCGGTGTTGTCGCCGAAGATGTAGCGAGCCAGGATGCGGAAGGCCCTGCCGCCGGTCGAGTCGAAGTCTCCCTCGACGGTCGTTGCGGCCACCAGATGAGGGGCGTATTCGCGGATCTCGTATCCTTCGCGCTGCTCGATCACTCGGTACTCCGGCTCTTCATAGTCCGCCTTGGCCGCGCTCCCCATCGCCAGCGTCGAGACGATTGCAATAGTCAGGATTGATCGCATTTTCTTGGACTCCCGCGGAACTCTTCGAATGGAATGAGCCGACTCGGCTCTCACCCCATCGCTTCGCCGGTTCGCACCGATCAGATGCAGGGGCCGCTGACGGAACGGCGGGGGATCGGCCGCGGCGATCCGGTGCTACAGAAGCTCTTCGTCGATGAAGCACCAGGCCCAGTCCTCACCGGACTCGAGGGAGCGGATGATCGGGTGCTCACGGCTCTCGGCGTGGCGCCGGGCGTGCTGGTTCTTGGAGGAGTCGCAGCAGCCGACGAAGCCGCAGGACATGCACAGGCGCAGATGTACCCAGCGGTCTCCCGCGGCGACGCACTCGGGGCAGATGTCGCGCGCTTCGGGGGTGACCGCTCGGGCCAGCTCGACGTGGCCGCAGATGGTGGAGCGGCGCTGCTCGGTGGAGAGTTCGACCTTCGGTGCCGGGGGCGGTCCTGCGCCACCCGTTGAGGTGGTGGTCAGTGGCGTGGTGCCAAGGCGGGAGTGGATCTCGGCGAGCAGCGCCCGGTGGCTCGGTCCGTCCTCGGAAATGGTGAAGGCGGCGCCGACTTCTTCGATCGCCCGGGCGTCTTCTTCGAGCACCATCTTCACCAGCACCGGGACGTCCGGTGCGTTCGCCCGGACGATGGAGGCTGCCCGCTCGGCCATCTCCAGGGTGTCGTCGGCGATCACCACCAGCTTAGCCCTTTGCATACCCCCCTCTTGCAGCACCGAGAGCTTGCTGTAGTCCGCTCGGATCACCGCGATGCCGGCTTCTTCCGCCTCGCTGGCACCGGTGGGACTCAGGGTCAGCACCAGACTGGGAACGTCCGCCTCGTGCAGTCGGTGGGCGAGCCACCGGCCGGAGCGGCCGTAGCCGAGAATGAGGACGTGGTCGGCGCTCGGATGGTCGTGACCGCCGCCGGCGAGGTCGGCCGCCTCGTCCATCGCCGCGCCGGCCTGGGTCTCGGCACGGTGCTCCAGCCGCCTCTGGAGGGCCGCTCCGGCCTGGGCGAGGAACGGGGTGAGGGCCATCAGCACCACCGTCGAGGCGATGAAGGTTTGCCCGCCGGCGGTTTCCATGCCCGCCGGGTAGAGCCCTGCTTCGCGTCCGGCGCGCTCGAGCACGAAGGAGAACTCGCCGACCTGGGCGAGCAGGAAGGCGGCGGCCAGGGCCGTGCCGCCGGAGTAGCCGAGGAGGCGGGCCGTGCCGGCGACGATGCCGCCTTTCAACAGCAGCACGGCGGCCACCACGGCGACCACCAGCAGGAGGTTCTGCATCAGAAATCCAACATCGAGCAGCAGGCCGACGGAAACGAAGAAGACGGCGCTGAATAGGATCTGGAGCGGCAGGATCTCGCCCAAGGCCTGATTGCCGAAGCGGCTCTCGGACACCAGCAGGCCGGCGAGGAAGGCGCCCAGGGAAAGGCTGACGCCGGCCAGGCCGGTGACCAAGGCGGTGCCCAGACAGATGGCGATCACCCCCAGCAGGAAGACCTCTTGGGAGCAGGTACGGGCGAGGGCTTCGAGCACCTTCGGCACCAACCTCCGGGCCACCAGGAGCACCACGCCGATGATCGCCACGGCGATGGCCAGGGAGGTGATCTGCTCCAGGGCGCTCTCTTCGCTGGTGCCGCCCAAGAGCGGCACGGCGATCACCATCGCGACCACCGCCAGATCCTGGAAGATCAACATGCCGAGGCCGATTTGACCGGTCTCGGTACGTGCCTCGCCGCGGCTCTCCAGCAGCTTCAGGACGATGGCGGTGGAGGATAGGGAGACCAGCAGGCCGGTGAAGAGGCTGGCTCGCCAGCCGACCTCCAGCAGCATCAGGATGCCCGTCACCAGGGCGGTGGTCACTGCCACCTGGAGGCCACCGCCGAAAAAGATCAGGCGGCGGATCCGCATCAGGCTTTCGATCGAGAACTCGATGCCGATGGTGAACAGCAGCAGGATCACCCCCAGTTCGGCCATTGCCTCCACCAGTTCCGGATTGCGCACCAGGCCGGTGGCGTTGAGCAACACGCCGGTGAACAGAAATCCGAGGATCGGCACCAGACCCAGGCGGAAGCAGAAGTAGGCGATCACGGCGCTGGCGGCGAGCAGGCACACCACCTCGGTGAAGAACCCCGGCATCTCGCCGGCGCCGTAGGCCGGCAGGGCGACGGCGGTGGCGAGGAGGAGGCTCGAGAGGAGGAGCGGGAATCGCTGATGCAAGGCTAGCCTGCCTTTCTCCGAAGAGTCAGCCCACCGGGATCCGCACCCGGAAACGGGTGCGGCCGGGCTTGGATTCCACCTGGATGCTGCCCTGGTGATGGCGAGTGACGATGCGGTGGGTGATGTCCAGGCCGAGGCCCGATCCCTCGCCTACCGGCCGGGTGGTGAAGAAGGGTTCGAAGATGCGGTCCTGGATCTCTTTCGGAATGCCGCTGCCGTCGTCGATTACGTCGACGCAGGCGACGTTCGCTCGCGCATCCCAGGTCGTCGCCAGGGTGATGATGCCGCCGCGCTCGACGGCCGCCACGGCGTTGTCGATCAGGTTGGTCCAGACCTGATTCAGCTCGCCGCCGAAGGCGGACACCCGCGGCAGGTCGCCGTAGCGCTTCTCGACCCGAATGTCCTTCTTGCGCAGCTTGTGCTTGAGCACCCGGAGGGTGGTGTCCATCCCCTCGTGCAGGTCGAGTTCGTCTTTGGAAACGTCCTGGTCCATGTAGGAGTACGACTTCATGGCGGTGATCAACTCGGCGATTCGCTCGGTGCCCTCGATCAGCTCGCGCACGAGCAGGCGCATGGAGACGTCCCGCGGCACCCACTCCAGGAAATTTCGCACCTGGTCCGGCCGGATGCGCTGCGCGAACTCTTCCAGGAAGTCCTTGGTGAAACCGCCGGCGACCAAGGTCGGTGCGTGGGTCCAGGACTGGGCGACGCCCTGCCCGTCGAGCCAGTCCGCCAGCTCGTCTTCCAGGTCGCTCTGCTCCAGCACCCCGGCCGCCGGGCTCTCCAAGGTCATGCGCTCGTAGACCGGTTCGAAGGGGTCCTCGTCGCCCGGCGGAGGATCCTTGAAGATGAATTGCTGCACGATGCGCGAGGAGTGTTCATCGAAGGCCTGGAGGGTTTCTTCCAGTTCGCGTGCGGTGCGCCGGGCGGCGGACGCTGGGTTGTTGAGCTCATGAGCCAGGCCCGCCGCCATGGTGCCCAGGGAGGCGAGCTTTTCGCGGTGAACGTCCGAGCGGGTGACATCGCGGGTACGGTCGAGCATGCGGTGGACGAATCGTTCCTCCGCCTGCGGAGCCTGGCGATGGAGATCGCCGAATCGGTCGGTGGGAAGCACCGCCAGGCGACCGGCCGTCTGCGCCACCAGTTCCACGGTGTACTCGTGCATGCGGGAGAAGGGCAGGCGGCCGCCGATTTCGCCGGCCTCCACCACCCAGTTGGACACCTCCTGGGAGCCCTGGCGGCGGTTGAAAGCGACCGCCCCCTCCAGCAGGAAGAACATCTCCCGCGCTGGCTCACCGGCGGCGAACAGCACCTCACCGGCCTCAAAGGCCCGCTCCTGGCAGGTGTCGGCGAACCAGCGCAGTTCCTCCTCTGGCAGATCCCGCAGCGGCTCGATCGCCGTCAGGTCCTCGCTCGCGACGGTCATGCCCCGACCTCCGACAGGTAGCGGTGGATGAGCTGGACCGCCACGCCTCCTTCGCCGACGCCGGAGGCCACCCGTTTGACCGAGCCGGCCCGTACGTCGCCGACGGCGAAGACTCCCGGGACACTGGTTTCGAGCAGCATCGGGGGGCGCTCCAGCGGCCAGCTTTCGAGGGCGTCGCCGTTGAGGCCGGGGCCGGTGATCAGAAAGCCGCGTCCGTCCCGGACGACGCCTTCGCCGAGCCAGTCGGTGCGCGGCACGGCGCCGATGAAAATAAACAGCGAGTGGGCCTCCACCCGTCTCTCCTCGCCGGCGGTAGACAGGGTCAGGGCCTTCAGATTGCCCTCGCCGTGAACCTCCGTGACGACGGTTTCGAGGGCCACCTCGATGTTGGCCGTCAAAGCGATCTGGTCGACCAAGTACTGCGACATCTTCGCCTCCAGGTTCGAACCGCGCACCAGCATCACCACCCGTTCGGCGTAGCGCGAGAAGCCCATCGCCGCCTGACCGGCGGAATTGGCACCGCCGATGATGTAGATCGTCGAGCCGGAATAGTCGATCGCCTCGGCCAGGCCGGCCCCGTAGTAGACGCCGGCCCCGGTGAGGCGCTCGGCGCCGGGAACGTTGAGCTGTCGCCACTGCACCCCCATCGCCAGCAGGGTGGCGTGGCAGGAGAGTTCCGCGCCGTCGGTCAGCTCCAACAGGCGGTAGTCGTCCTGGACCCGCAGGGCGGTCACCTCCTGGGGGCTGAGGATCTCCACTCCGAAACGCCGCGCTTGGGTTACCGCACGGCGGGTGAGGTCGGCGCCGGAGAGGCCGGCGGGAAAGCCCAGGTAGTTCTCAATGCGGCTCGAAAGGGCCGCCTGACCGCCCGGTGCTTTGCGCTCCACCATCACCGTCTTGAGCCCCTCCGAGGCGCCGTAGACGGCCGCCGCCAGGCCCGCCGGGCCGCCGCCGACGATCACCAGATCGTAGTGCGAGGCGGAGGCCTGGCGGCGCAGGCCGAGGCGCTCCGCCAGGTCCGAGACGGTCGGGCTCGGCAGCCGGGTGCCGTCCTCCAGGATCACCAGCGGCAGGGAACCGCTGCGCTCTTGGTCGCTGAGGACTTCCGGTTCCTGCTCGACGTTGATCCAGCGATAGGGCACCTGGTGGCGGGCCAGAAACTCGCGCAGGAGGTGAGCCTCCGGTGACCAGCGGTGGCCGACGACGCGCACGCCGGAAAACGGCGGTTGGTAGCCGCCTTGCCATTCGTCGAGAAGGTCGTCGAGCACCGGATAGAGCTGCTCCTCCGGCGGGTCCCAAGGCTTCAGCAGATAGTGGTCGATGGCGACCTCGTTGATGGCGCGGATCGCCGCCTCGGTGTCTGCGTAGGCGGTGAGCAGGGCGCGGCGGGCGTCGGGGAAAAGCGGCAAGGCCTGGCTGAGGAAGTCCACGCCGCTCATCGCCGGCATGCGCTGGTCGACCAGGAACAGGGCGACGGTCAACTCCCGCTCCTGGATGTCTTCCAGGGCGGCCAGTCCGTTGGCCCCGGAATCCGCCCGCAGGATGCGGTAGTTCTCGCCGTAGCGCCGGCGCAGGTCTCGGCTCACCGCCCCCAGCACCTGGGGGTCGTCATCCACCGCCATGATGACCGGTTTCTCCACTCCACCTCCTCGCGATTGGAATCGGGTTTGCAGTCTAGGCTGCATCGGCCCAGAGAATATATTGCAAGGAAAGAACGAACCCGATCCAGCTCTAGCAGGTTGCTGAAAAGGCCTTCGGCCTATTCTTTCAGCTGCCCTGCTAGATTTCTCTCGAGGGGGTTGGGCACCCCCTCACCCGAAAACACCTGTGTTTTCGGGCTCACCCCGTCCACGGCTCCTCCGGCGCCGCCGAGCCCTGTGGGTTCGGTCGCAGGTAGACTTTCAGCAACCTGCTAGCGAGGCTGGACTTCGGCTTCCTCGTCCTCGCCCAGATCCAGATTGCCGCGCCGGGCGGCGAACACCGCCGCCGTGAACAGGCCGCAGACGGCGCCGAAGGCGAACAGCCCGACCAGGCGGAGGATCGCCCGAATGCCCTCGGGCTGGAGAATGGCAAGGAGCGGGGTGCTGAAGTCGAAGCCCGCCGTTTCGAATTCGCTCAGGGCGGCGAGAAACGCCAGGGTCAACACCCCGAACACCAGTCCGCCCAGAGCCCCGAGGATGCCTCGCGCCAGCAGGGCGCCGCGGCTCAGAGGTTCCTTCGAACGATCCGTCTCTACCCGGAACACCGGTTCGCGAGTACCCAGGGGGACAAAGCGCGCCAGCAGGATCATGCCGGGTATGCCCGCCGGCAGGGTGAGCCAGAAGAAAGTCTTCCAGCCGACGGCGTGCACGGCGAAGCCGGCGATGGGGCCGGAGATGATGCGCGGCAGGCCGAACAGGCTAGAGAAGAGGGCATACTGGGTGGCCGAAAAGCGCTTCTGTGTCATGCGCAGGAGAAGCGTGGCGAAGGCGCCGGTACCGAGGCCCTGGGTGAGCACCTCGAAAGTGATGGCGGCATACATCAACGGCCGATTGACATCGCCCTCGGCGGCCACCAGCACGTAACCGATGTTCGAGAAAATCTGCAGCGCGCCAAAGATCCACAGCGAGTGGCCGAGACCGATGACGGTGGTGAGGGCACCGCCCAGGAAGGTTCCGGCGAGGACCGCCACCAGGCCCACGGTGCCCAGGGCGATGCCGCGGTCAAAGTTGGTGTAGCCCATGTCCACCAGGAAGGGACGCTTGAGCGCGTCGGCCAGGTTGTCGGCCAGCTTGTAGCACAGGACGAAGGCGAGGATTTCGAGCGCCCGGTGGCGCGACAGGAAACCCACGAAGGGCAGCCACACGGCGTCCCGCAGACTCTTCGGCGGCCGCGCCGGTACCTCCGGCGGCGGTGCCTTCCAGGTGATCAGCATCATCGGCACATAGAGCAACGCCAGGCCGATGACCACCCAGGCCCATCCCAGCATTCCGGCGAAGGTGATGGCGAAGCTGCCGGCCACCTGCATGGCGGCGCGGTAGAGGGCGACGCGGGCGCCCACCGCCACGCCCTGTTCTTCCTTGCGCAGGACATCGACCGCGTAGGCGTCGATGGCGATGTCCTGGCTGGCCGAAGCGAAGGCGATGGCCAGCGCCAGCGCTCCTACCACCCAGGCGGCGTCCGGGTGGTCTGCTACCCCCGCCAGGCCGAGGGTGAAGGCGAACAGCGCGACCTGGGCGACCAGTGCCCAACCGCGCCGACGGCCGAGGTTGAAGCGTTCGAGGGCCGGCGGCGCGAAGCGGTCCATCCACGGTGACCACAGAAACTTGAAGGTCCAGGGCGCTTGGGCGAGGGTGATGATGCCGACGGTGCGGATGTCCACGCCGGAGTCCCGCAGCCAGTCTGGGATGGCGATCCACACCAGCCCCAGGGGCAGGCCCGAAGAGAAGGACAGCAGCGCCACCGAGGCGGTACGCCAGGAGGCGAAGGCACGCCACAGGCTCTCGAAAGTACCGAGACGCCGGGTTTCGGTCATCGGATCTGCTCGATGCGATCCGCGAGATCGGCCATGGCGCGGCGTAGGCGTTCGAGTTCGCTGCTTAGGGAGGAGAGCTTCTCGCGCTCCGCCCGGACGAACCGAGAATACGGCGCGATGGACTTCAGGATTCGCCGGCTGCTCTTCTCGACCTCGCCGTCGAACTCCTCCGTCACCGTGCGGACCAGGGTGCGGCGGAGGGTTTCGATCTTTCCCTTGAGTTGCGCTTTGGCCTTCTTGCGCCGCGCCGGAATGACGAACAGGCCGAGCACCGCCAGAGTGCTGGCGGCGAGGATGCCGGTGATGTCCACCGCCGTCGATGAGGCGATCACCGCCACCAGGGCGCCGAGGCCGGCGCCGACCTCGATCAGGGCGGTCGAGGCGAGGGCATTCTGCAGTGATTCGGCGAGGCGCGCCGCCTCCTGGCGCCGGTCGAAGGTGTCCACGCTCTTGCGCGCGGCACCGCCGACGGTGTCGAGGAGCCGCTGGCGGTCCAGCTCGAAGCGGGCGCCGTGGGGGCCGACGATGCGATCCCGGTGCGCCGCCTGGCGGTCCGCCAGGCGATCCCGCACCGCCTCCCACAGGCGCAGCTCGCCGTTGATCAGCCAGTCGATGATCTCGCCGACCTTGGCGTCGATCTCCTGCGGCACCTCGGCCACCACCTTGCGCTCGAAGTCCGCCTGGATCTTCGAGCGGTTCATCAGGTCGAAGGCGTTGGCTAGGCGCAGGGTTTCGTCGAAGAACTCGTGTCCGCGGTTTTCGAAGGCATGCAGCACCTTCTCGACGTCGGCCAAGCGGAAGCGAAACTCCCGGGCCATGTCCTCGCGGTAGACCTCGAGCTGCCGCTCGATGTCGTCGAGGGCCTGAAAGTCGCCTTCGAGGAGCTTTTCCTGGGCCTCGACGGAGCTCTGGATCTGGTCCGACAGGTGGCGTCCGACACCCAGCGGACTGAGCAGCTTGAGGCGCAGGCGCTCGGCGGC from Acidobacteriota bacterium includes:
- a CDS encoding heme-binding protein, producing the protein MRSILTIAIVSTLAMGSAAKADYEEPEYRVIEQREGYEIREYAPHLVAATTVEGDFDSTGGRAFRILARYIFGDNTASEKMEMTVPVTSKATAPPEETGVEMNMTVPVSKKPSDGTGDAYTYRFVMERAYTEKSLPKPNDPRVEIVEIPERVMAVRRYSGRTTERNFDENLAALERALARDGLTAIGVPEAAAYNGPFTLPARRRNEVMVEVKLKGSSSSAGTSDTGTP
- a CDS encoding FAD-dependent oxidoreductase encodes the protein MEKPVIMAVDDDPQVLGAVSRDLRRRYGENYRILRADSGANGLAALEDIQERELTVALFLVDQRMPAMSGVDFLSQALPLFPDARRALLTAYADTEAAIRAINEVAIDHYLLKPWDPPEEQLYPVLDDLLDEWQGGYQPPFSGVRVVGHRWSPEAHLLREFLARHQVPYRWINVEQEPEVLSDQERSGSLPLVILEDGTRLPSPTVSDLAERLGLRRQASASHYDLVIVGGGPAGLAAAVYGASEGLKTVMVERKAPGGQAALSSRIENYLGFPAGLSGADLTRRAVTQARRFGVEILSPQEVTALRVQDDYRLLELTDGAELSCHATLLAMGVQWRQLNVPGAERLTGAGVYYGAGLAEAIDYSGSTIYIIGGANSAGQAAMGFSRYAERVVMLVRGSNLEAKMSQYLVDQIALTANIEVALETVVTEVHGEGNLKALTLSTAGEERRVEAHSLFIFIGAVPRTDWLGEGVVRDGRGFLITGPGLNGDALESWPLERPPMLLETSVPGVFAVGDVRAGSVKRVASGVGEGGVAVQLIHRYLSEVGA
- a CDS encoding ATP-binding protein; the protein is MTVASEDLTAIEPLRDLPEEELRWFADTCQERAFEAGEVLFAAGEPAREMFFLLEGAVAFNRRQGSQEVSNWVVEAGEIGGRLPFSRMHEYTVELVAQTAGRLAVLPTDRFGDLHRQAPQAEERFVHRMLDRTRDVTRSDVHREKLASLGTMAAGLAHELNNPASAARRTARELEETLQAFDEHSSRIVQQFIFKDPPPGDEDPFEPVYERMTLESPAAGVLEQSDLEDELADWLDGQGVAQSWTHAPTLVAGGFTKDFLEEFAQRIRPDQVRNFLEWVPRDVSMRLLVRELIEGTERIAELITAMKSYSYMDQDVSKDELDLHEGMDTTLRVLKHKLRKKDIRVEKRYGDLPRVSAFGGELNQVWTNLIDNAVAAVERGGIITLATTWDARANVACVDVIDDGSGIPKEIQDRIFEPFFTTRPVGEGSGLGLDITHRIVTRHHQGSIQVESKPGRTRFRVRIPVG
- a CDS encoding dynamin family protein, whose amino-acid sequence is MIERLLPPEHQQLLEDDRALLGDLAALLAKVEVSAEDRATLARSIASLEDFFLLVIAGEFNAGKSAFINALIGQRILDEGVTPTTSRIHLLRFGETVERRVEDGVAIVTAPLELLRELHIVDTPGTNAIDREHEAITEDYVPGSDLVLFVTSADRPFTESERAFLERIREWGKKVVVVVNKIDHLAGEGEIAEITGFIVESSKRLLGFEPAVFPVSAKLALEAKVAGDEPPVASRFEALEDFVVDRLDAAERLRLKLLSPLGVGRHLSDQIQSSVEAQEKLLEGDFQALDDIERQLEVYREDMAREFRFRLADVEKVLHAFENRGHEFFDETLRLANAFDLMNRSKIQADFERKVVAEVPQEIDAKVGEIIDWLINGELRLWEAVRDRLADRQAAHRDRIVGPHGARFELDRQRLLDTVGGAARKSVDTFDRRQEAARLAESLQNALASTALIEVGAGLGALVAVIASSTAVDITGILAASTLAVLGLFVIPARRKKAKAQLKGKIETLRRTLVRTVTEEFDGEVEKSSRRILKSIAPYSRFVRAEREKLSSLSSELERLRRAMADLADRIEQIR
- a CDS encoding MFS transporter, encoding MTETRRLGTFESLWRAFASWRTASVALLSFSSGLPLGLVWIAIPDWLRDSGVDIRTVGIITLAQAPWTFKFLWSPWMDRFAPPALERFNLGRRRGWALVAQVALFAFTLGLAGVADHPDAAWVVGALALAIAFASASQDIAIDAYAVDVLRKEEQGVAVGARVALYRAAMQVAGSFAITFAGMLGWAWVVIGLALLYVPMMLITWKAPPPEVPARPPKSLRDAVWLPFVGFLSRHRALEILAFVLCYKLADNLADALKRPFLVDMGYTNFDRGIALGTVGLVAVLAGTFLGGALTTVIGLGHSLWIFGALQIFSNIGYVLVAAEGDVNRPLMYAAITFEVLTQGLGTGAFATLLLRMTQKRFSATQYALFSSLFGLPRIISGPIAGFAVHAVGWKTFFWLTLPAGIPGMILLARFVPLGTREPVFRVETDRSKEPLSRGALLARGILGALGGLVFGVLTLAFLAALSEFETAGFDFSTPLLAILQPEGIRAILRLVGLFAFGAVCGLFTAAVFAARRGNLDLGEDEEAEVQPR
- a CDS encoding PspC domain-containing protein; this translates as MALKRSRNRILAGVCGGIAESWGWDPTLVRILFVLISVCSVAFPGILVYIVLWIVMPQE
- a CDS encoding cation:proton antiporter, which codes for MHQRFPLLLSSLLLATAVALPAYGAGEMPGFFTEVVCLLAASAVIAYFCFRLGLVPILGFLFTGVLLNATGLVRNPELVEAMAELGVILLLFTIGIEFSIESLMRIRRLIFFGGGLQVAVTTALVTGILMLLEVGWRASLFTGLLVSLSSTAIVLKLLESRGEARTETGQIGLGMLIFQDLAVVAMVIAVPLLGGTSEESALEQITSLAIAVAIIGVVLLVARRLVPKVLEALARTCSQEVFLLGVIAICLGTALVTGLAGVSLSLGAFLAGLLVSESRFGNQALGEILPLQILFSAVFFVSVGLLLDVGFLMQNLLLVVAVVAAVLLLKGGIVAGTARLLGYSGGTALAAAFLLAQVGEFSFVLERAGREAGLYPAGMETAGGQTFIASTVVLMALTPFLAQAGAALQRRLEHRAETQAGAAMDEAADLAGGGHDHPSADHVLILGYGRSGRWLAHRLHEADVPSLVLTLSPTGASEAEEAGIAVIRADYSKLSVLQEGGMQRAKLVVIADDTLEMAERAASIVRANAPDVPVLVKMVLEEDARAIEEVGAAFTISEDGPSHRALLAEIHSRLGTTPLTTTSTGGAGPPPAPKVELSTEQRRSTICGHVELARAVTPEARDICPECVAAGDRWVHLRLCMSCGFVGCCDSSKNQHARRHAESREHPIIRSLESGEDWAWCFIDEELL
- a CDS encoding glycosyltransferase family 2 protein, with product MKTKGKTAAVDRPAVSAIITTFNEEANIAGCIESLLWCDEIFVVDSFSTDRTPEIVKSFEGVTFHQRTYYGSASQKNWAMDQVAHDWILIFDADERCIPALQAELEGILAKGPKFNAYTITRRVYFLDRVIRFSGWQHDRVVRLVRKGTARYPNRRVHADMTTDGPAPILKNPMQHYMVDKLDEYILRIVKYSVWGAAQGWRDGRKSGFLQVWGRSAWRFFRTYILQGGFLDGMHGLVFCMLQAYGTYMKWALLWGWRVNAARGKEPNLPPFDDDDAVWSGEDVDEPAVTERESAVS